The nucleotide window ATAAATGAATGGACCTTGGAATACTGTCTAATTAGCCCAATACTTAGCCCAAAACAGAAGGACATTAGCTAACCAAAGCTAGATCATCAGCTAAATACTTCATGGCTAGCCCATGTAACCCATCCCTAGTTGATTCTCACAATGGTTAGCCAACTTGTAGGTTTGCCCCAATGATAAAAGCCGAAATTGAGTTTGGGACCCTTGCATATTAATGATATGGTCTGATGACATTGCAGATAATGAAAACAGCACTTAATTGGGTTCCTTGAGACCCATATCTTGTGGGGTCTTAAAACTTGAAAACTTGGGCTGAGACTACTGTTTTTGTAGACCAAGGGGAAAAAGGTACATACTTGATTGAGATTTGGACAATCAAAGACTTCTAGTATGTGCTTTGTTATTGCCATCCACCAAGGCAAAAGTTGACTACTTGGCCCCTTACCCTTCCACTTTCTTGGATTCTCCTTTGTATGAATTCCTTGTATGACCAAATTACTCAATATTTTTGCACCCAGTTGACAAATAAAACTTATATGAACTCGTGGTTTTAACGTATACCGATAAAATTTGCTCTGTTTGCTGGTCACAAAGTTTCAAGTTTACAACATTTATAATCAATGGCAAGCATCTTACAGTGATGAAGAACATAGTTAAATGCAAGTTGGGTATATTAAGTAAAATTTCAAGGACAAACATCTGAACTGCCCGTGGAGCCTTTATCTTCTGattacaatttttatttaattcaaagtatataatgattttgtttttgttttcttttgcaaAGCAAAGTGAAAGAATGCTTCCAAATGACAAGACTCTTTTACtcattttatttcctttctttgaCTATCTTCAGCTTGTTTTTACTCTTGTCCTTTCACCCTGTCTCTCTCTCTCTGACATGTAACCAATGTTGTTCTTCAAAGTCCATATATATGAACATCTATAACCAGTTCACTTTACTTGCTTTAAGTTGGTTACTAATCTAtagattttagggtttttcttttcttGGTTCATATATCTCATATCTACTTTTCGTAAAGATCAATCAAGTCACGCTCACAAAGTACTTCAGCAGTGACATGGCTCATCAGGTAATGCTTGTCTTCTCTCTGGTTATTCTCTCATGGGTTGTCTCTTAATAGTTTTGGGGTgtctatttttcttctttaaattcCTCTATGATATTAATGTGTGTGTGTCTACTTGCTGTTTGTCATATTGTTGATGTTAGTACAGTTATATGATAAATTGGTTTTTTATTTGATAGCAGGAAGAAGGTTGGCCCCTGGGATTGCAGCCCCTGAATGTGAGAGTTGGGTTGCCTGGAAGAAACCATGATTACTCAGGATCAATATCATTCAACACTATACTCACTGGTTCCCCAACTTCCTCCACAGATTCCTCTTCAGATTTAGACACAGAGGTCAGTGAGTGACTCAGTCTCACTGGAAAAACTATACATATTTTGGCTGTAATTTTGCTTAGATTGGTACAAGTTCTGTGGTCTTGTCTtgggtttttgtttttgttttaccACTGTAGCCTTTTTGGTTTTTTCTTGCACAAACATGCTTGCTAGTTTACTGGAGAAATGCATTTCTTTTTGTTGATTTTTCTTGTCTTCTTTTGTAGGGTAGTAAACTAATACCCAATTTACAACAACATTGAATAGTGCTATTAGATGATTTCTTTATTTGGTAGGGCAGTAAAATCTCCCCTTTCTCTTGCTCCATTAAACAAACTGTTTTTGACAAATTTGCTAAAAGTAAACGGAGTGGGTTCTTAAGAGGTAGCATCAAACAAGTTTGGGATTCAAGTCCTAGCATTGGTAGTTACCTTTTTCTCTATCCGAGCTCTGCGGTTGGGGTTGTCATGTGGAGCCTGATTTGGTGCTTTCTGCCATAATTTTAAGAGTGAAGTGCTGCTATTAGGTGTTTTTGTTTCATAGGTGAGGTCTTAAGCTACCGGCACTTAATAATTGCAATCAACAGTAGCCGGCATTGACTTTATTTGTAATGTGCTGGTGCTGGTGATTACACATTAATCATGTCAACTCACTCAGATATACTGCTGCTGCTGGGCCTCTATATCATATATCTGATGAAGCACATAATTTGACCAAAATGTGATGAGATTTTATATAAAGAAGTGAAAATTTATGGTAATGATACATTTGGCTAGTTGCTTATTTCATGATATTTGGCGTAATTATTTGAAGAAGTGTCCTAAGAATACCGCGTATAAAGCATCTTGCTTCTAGTGATTTCTGCAGGTGGATTTGTAAGTTGATTTGTACAATGTTTTACTGATATCTCTTGTTTGCTTGATTGTCAGTCTACTGGTTCCTTTTTCCATGATAAGAGCATTACGCTTGGGAGCCTAATCGGTGTTTCTAGCATCTGGGAACTCTCGAAAAGATCCATAAGAGGAAGGAAAGCTGAAGCAACAAGAGAAAAACGAAACAACAGATCAAAAGTTTGGCTGTTTTCCTTATGTTCAAGGGATAATACCGATGCTGAGAATGTTAATAATG belongs to Gossypium arboreum isolate Shixiya-1 chromosome 7, ASM2569848v2, whole genome shotgun sequence and includes:
- the LOC108469322 gene encoding uncharacterized protein At3g17950-like isoform X1; translation: MAHQQEEGWPLGLQPLNVRVGLPGRNHDYSGSISFNTILTGSPTSSTDSSSDLDTESTGSFFHDKSITLGSLIGVSSIWELSKRSIRGRKAEATREKRNNRSKVWLFSLCSRDNTDAENVNNANNAPSLGHFLAVERRAASGYRRNHSPTVNGPDELALQAQPNIESNSLFINGCIAPPRTSSCHVADAETQKKGQLDNDGKTNGVPVLLSCMCGQT
- the LOC108469322 gene encoding uncharacterized protein At3g17950-like isoform X2, which produces MAHQEEGWPLGLQPLNVRVGLPGRNHDYSGSISFNTILTGSPTSSTDSSSDLDTESTGSFFHDKSITLGSLIGVSSIWELSKRSIRGRKAEATREKRNNRSKVWLFSLCSRDNTDAENVNNANNAPSLGHFLAVERRAASGYRRNHSPTVNGPDELALQAQPNIESNSLFINGCIAPPRTSSCHVADAETQKKGQLDNDGKTNGVPVLLSCMCGQT